A region from the Salidesulfovibrio onnuriiensis genome encodes:
- a CDS encoding glycosyltransferase family 2 protein, which yields MTDFSPEFTFLMPCLNEAETLGTCIKKCMQSIERLGLEAEVVIADNGSTDGSQDIAESLGARVVPVPLKGYGSALMGGIREARGTYVLMADADDSYDWGAVDSFVEQLRAGHDLVMGCRLPKGGGTIVPGAMPVLHRWLGNPVLTWLGKLFFRAPVNDFHCGLRGFSREKILSLDLRMPGMEFATEMVAKACLNKLSICEVPITLHPDGRNRAPHLRTWRDGWRHLRFMLLYSPMWLFMIPGLALGGLGLLVALFVLLEGMWGDGSAFHVNTMLVGLLGGFLGFQSLALGVFTKVFAITEGLLPSSPSFEKWIRLARLEVGLVISLVFSVLGLWMIGSAFAEWAALDFGSLSPAVAGFRVIPGVGLVVLGVQIMLNSFFLSVLGLRRG from the coding sequence ATGACAGATTTCTCTCCGGAATTTACTTTTCTGATGCCCTGCCTCAACGAGGCGGAAACGTTGGGAACCTGTATCAAGAAGTGCATGCAGTCCATTGAACGGCTGGGACTGGAAGCCGAGGTGGTCATTGCGGACAACGGCAGCACGGACGGGTCGCAGGACATAGCCGAAAGCCTGGGCGCCAGAGTGGTACCGGTTCCTCTGAAGGGCTACGGCAGCGCTCTCATGGGTGGCATTCGCGAAGCCCGAGGAACCTATGTGCTTATGGCCGACGCGGATGACAGCTACGATTGGGGCGCTGTGGACTCTTTTGTCGAGCAACTGCGGGCCGGGCACGATTTGGTTATGGGCTGCCGACTGCCCAAGGGTGGGGGGACCATCGTCCCGGGTGCAATGCCTGTTTTACACCGCTGGCTGGGCAACCCGGTGTTGACATGGCTCGGCAAACTCTTTTTCAGGGCGCCTGTCAATGACTTCCATTGCGGGTTGCGTGGCTTTTCCCGAGAGAAGATTCTTTCTCTTGATCTGCGTATGCCGGGTATGGAATTCGCTACCGAGATGGTGGCCAAAGCGTGTCTGAACAAGCTTTCCATATGCGAGGTCCCCATAACCCTGCATCCCGACGGAAGGAACAGAGCGCCGCATCTTCGTACCTGGAGGGACGGTTGGCGGCACCTCCGTTTCATGCTGCTGTATTCCCCCATGTGGCTTTTCATGATTCCGGGCCTGGCCCTGGGGGGGCTCGGCCTTCTCGTTGCGCTTTTCGTCCTGCTCGAGGGCATGTGGGGAGACGGCTCCGCGTTCCATGTGAATACCATGCTGGTCGGTTTGCTTGGAGGCTTTCTCGGTTTCCAGAGTCTCGCGCTGGGCGTCTTTACCAAGGTTTTCGCCATTACCGAAGGGCTGCTGCCTTCGAGCCCTTCCTTTGAGAAATGGATCAGGTTGGCGCGTCTGGAGGTTGGGCTGGTAATCAGTCTCGTGTTCAGCGTGCTGGGACTGTGGATGATCGGCAGCGCATTCGCGGAGTGGGCGGCCCTGGATTTTGGCTCCCTTTCACCGGCTGTTGCAGGATTTCGCGTTATTCCCGGTGTGGGCTTGGTTGTTCTGGGCGTTCAGATCATGCTTAACAGTTTTTTCCTCAGCGTCCTCGGTCTGCGCAGAGGGTAG
- the purN gene encoding phosphoribosylglycinamide formyltransferase, which produces MALPIAVLLSGGGSNLQSIIDKIEEGVLDAEIRLVLSNKASAFGIERAKKHGIPYAVLSHKDYRSREEYDRAMVKAINEHGVSAPEGAVLMAGFMRMVTSELLSAFPHRVVNIHPALLPSFPGVHGQGDAADYGVKISGATVHFVDEEMDHGPVIIQAAVPCNAGEDGGHLGPRILKLEHRIYPQAIQWLAQDRLSIEGRHVHLKVAGLPLAPAPRADVEPSANALVWPPLEEGF; this is translated from the coding sequence ATGGCGCTGCCCATTGCTGTTCTGCTTTCCGGCGGAGGATCCAACCTCCAGTCCATTATCGACAAGATAGAGGAGGGCGTGCTGGACGCCGAGATCCGTCTGGTGCTTTCCAACAAGGCCAGCGCCTTTGGCATCGAGCGCGCCAAGAAGCACGGCATTCCCTATGCGGTGCTTTCCCACAAGGACTACCGCAGCCGCGAGGAATACGACCGCGCCATGGTCAAGGCCATCAACGAGCACGGCGTCAGCGCACCGGAGGGTGCGGTGCTCATGGCCGGTTTCATGCGCATGGTCACCAGCGAACTGCTTTCCGCATTTCCCCACCGGGTCGTCAACATCCACCCGGCCCTGCTGCCCAGTTTCCCGGGCGTGCACGGCCAGGGCGACGCCGCTGACTACGGCGTGAAGATTTCCGGGGCCACCGTGCATTTCGTGGACGAGGAAATGGACCACGGTCCTGTCATCATCCAGGCAGCCGTGCCCTGCAACGCAGGCGAGGACGGCGGGCACCTCGGCCCGCGCATCCTCAAGCTGGAGCATCGCATTTATCCCCAGGCCATCCAGTGGCTGGCCCAGGACCGCCTGTCAATCGAAGGACGCCATGTGCATCTCAAGGTGGCCGGCCTCCCCCTGGCTCCGGCCCCGCGGGCCGACGTGGAGCCCTCGGCCAATGCTCTTGTCTGGCCGCCCCTGGAGGAAGGGTTTTAA
- the amrA gene encoding AmmeMemoRadiSam system protein A, whose protein sequence is MSGFHLSLNDEEKHSLMDLVKDSIQSYFNGEHAEPPTPETKTLQKELGAFVTLKIDGHLRGCIGNVQGNGPVYRTIWNMARSAAFNDPRFPELTPDEFARVDIEISILGPISECHHPGEIKVGRHGLIIARGGQSGLLLPQVPVEWGWDRETFLRQTCRKAGLAEDSWNKAGTTIFWFEAVVF, encoded by the coding sequence ATGTCCGGTTTTCATCTTTCCCTGAACGACGAGGAAAAACACTCCCTCATGGACCTGGTAAAGGATTCCATCCAGTCCTATTTCAACGGCGAGCACGCCGAGCCCCCGACCCCGGAAACCAAAACCCTGCAAAAGGAGCTGGGCGCATTCGTGACCCTCAAAATCGACGGGCACCTGCGCGGCTGCATCGGCAATGTCCAGGGCAACGGGCCGGTCTACCGGACCATCTGGAACATGGCCCGCTCCGCCGCCTTCAACGACCCGCGCTTCCCGGAGCTCACTCCCGACGAATTCGCCAGGGTGGACATCGAAATCTCCATCCTCGGCCCCATCAGCGAATGCCATCATCCCGGGGAAATCAAGGTGGGCAGGCACGGGCTCATCATCGCCCGGGGCGGGCAGTCCGGCCTGCTGCTGCCGCAGGTGCCCGTGGAATGGGGCTGGGACCGGGAAACCTTCCTCAGGCAGACCTGCCGCAAGGCCGGATTGGCCGAGGATTCCTGGAACAAGGCCGGGACCACGATTTTCTGGTTCGAAGCGGTCGTGTTCTAA
- a CDS encoding glycosyltransferase family 2 protein — MQAEQKIAVVIPCYNEAAAIAKVVDDFRTQLVGADIYVFDNNSSDDTAEIARKAGAIVRNEPVPGKGNVVRRMFADVEADIYVLVDGDDTYDAPSVSTMVNMLLEQGLDMVVGVREEADPKGDAYRAGHSWGNKAFNRIFAACFGNQFTDIFSGFRVFSRRFVKSFPALSSGFEIETEMSIHAVKLLLPTAEYKTTYYARPEGSYSKLNTYQDGLRILWTIFKLFKEVYPFRFFCSIAALFAAVSLGLGLPIVGTWIATGLVPRFPTAILAMGIMLLSAISLTCGLILDSVARNHLENKRLKYLTLPAPRGRV; from the coding sequence ATGCAGGCAGAACAGAAAATAGCCGTGGTCATTCCATGTTACAACGAGGCGGCGGCCATCGCCAAGGTGGTCGATGATTTTCGCACTCAACTGGTCGGCGCGGACATATACGTCTTCGACAACAACTCCAGCGACGACACTGCGGAAATAGCCCGGAAGGCCGGGGCTATCGTTCGCAATGAACCTGTGCCGGGCAAGGGCAATGTGGTCCGTCGCATGTTTGCCGACGTTGAGGCGGATATTTACGTGCTTGTGGACGGTGATGACACATACGACGCGCCCAGTGTCTCAACCATGGTGAACATGCTGTTGGAACAGGGGTTGGACATGGTGGTGGGTGTGCGCGAGGAAGCGGATCCGAAGGGAGATGCCTATCGCGCCGGTCATTCCTGGGGCAACAAGGCGTTCAACAGGATTTTCGCGGCCTGTTTCGGCAATCAGTTCACGGACATCTTTTCCGGATTCCGTGTCTTTTCACGGCGTTTCGTCAAATCGTTTCCGGCCCTGTCTTCCGGTTTCGAAATCGAGACCGAGATGAGCATCCATGCCGTGAAGCTCCTGTTGCCCACTGCGGAATATAAGACCACATACTATGCGCGGCCGGAGGGTTCCTACAGCAAGCTCAACACCTATCAGGACGGCCTGCGTATTCTGTGGACCATATTCAAGCTGTTCAAGGAAGTGTATCCTTTTCGTTTTTTCTGCTCCATAGCGGCATTGTTTGCCGCCGTTTCTCTGGGATTGGGATTGCCGATTGTCGGCACCTGGATCGCTACCGGCCTTGTGCCACGTTTTCCCACAGCCATTTTGGCCATGGGAATCATGTTGCTCAGCGCCATCAGTTTGACCTGTGGCCTGATCCTCGACAGTGTCGCCCGCAATCACCTTGAGAACAAACGGTTGAAGTATCTGACTCTGCCCGCCCCCAGGGGCAGGGTGTAA
- a CDS encoding glycosyltransferase family 39 protein, whose protein sequence is MKFSRRWLLLAAVFAFSIVVRVVTAEYVENGGDCVGLWLDARLLTEGMGLPQWTHHNMRWATVMPVWGMMKLLGTHPALYYVIPILFASVSAVLICLVGERLHSLKAGLAAAVLFVLYPQMTQTGSQIWPSVFEMAYLLTCFLLLLMWIDSRSRSLLLLAAAAFFFGWGARVTAVYFLPGLLLLIWLPTRDFKALLLFCCSIGVLCLGELAWFWWDTGNPLGRIGLLTGSHVSKDELLISGKDYLFHFVRLTKLKGLLGSVVVNLVACFALLRMKDMRVRALAVLYIAHLVLEIWMVSSLSPLKIAQPIGSRYNCVVVPFGMLALSLWLCVAAKRRPVLAKGLFVVVLSAFVAFSVKKIPSRNSLLQTAEDYRVLQAAFAGGEPVFMHYQPWEPNWVETAVVELVGGKIRRKELSDFEARRVMLKNSNRITSLFMDDLERAQRVREAAPVAMSRYFTAYDNTDPEAANEPGQGVVIDFGRKEFKALKVAFPLEASHAG, encoded by the coding sequence ATGAAATTCTCCCGCAGATGGCTTCTCCTTGCGGCAGTCTTCGCGTTCAGCATTGTGGTTCGCGTGGTGACCGCTGAGTATGTCGAGAACGGCGGAGACTGTGTCGGACTGTGGCTTGACGCCCGTTTGCTGACGGAAGGCATGGGCCTCCCCCAGTGGACCCATCATAACATGCGCTGGGCGACAGTCATGCCTGTGTGGGGCATGATGAAGCTTCTCGGAACGCATCCCGCGCTCTATTATGTGATTCCCATTTTGTTTGCTTCTGTGTCGGCCGTGCTGATCTGCCTGGTGGGTGAACGCCTGCACAGCCTGAAGGCCGGCTTGGCTGCGGCGGTTCTGTTTGTCCTTTATCCCCAGATGACCCAGACGGGGAGCCAGATATGGCCGTCGGTTTTCGAGATGGCCTATCTGCTGACCTGTTTTCTGCTCCTGCTCATGTGGATCGATTCACGATCCCGCTCCCTGTTGCTGCTGGCGGCAGCGGCCTTTTTTTTCGGTTGGGGAGCCCGTGTCACAGCAGTGTATTTCCTGCCGGGGCTTCTCTTGCTGATCTGGTTGCCCACCCGTGATTTCAAGGCCCTTTTGCTCTTCTGCTGCAGCATAGGAGTCTTGTGTCTCGGCGAACTGGCCTGGTTCTGGTGGGATACCGGAAATCCTTTGGGACGAATCGGCTTACTCACAGGTTCTCATGTCAGCAAAGACGAATTGTTGATTTCTGGGAAGGACTACCTGTTTCATTTCGTCAGACTGACAAAGCTCAAGGGGCTGCTCGGCAGCGTGGTCGTGAACCTTGTGGCCTGTTTTGCCTTGCTGCGCATGAAGGACATGCGTGTCAGAGCATTGGCCGTCTTGTATATTGCCCATCTTGTTTTGGAGATCTGGATGGTATCCAGCCTGTCTCCCCTTAAGATCGCCCAACCGATCGGTTCGCGGTACAATTGTGTCGTGGTGCCTTTCGGGATGCTTGCGTTGTCATTGTGGCTGTGCGTTGCCGCCAAGCGTAGGCCAGTGCTTGCCAAAGGTTTGTTTGTGGTTGTTCTGTCAGCCTTTGTTGCTTTTTCCGTAAAGAAGATTCCTTCACGAAACAGCTTGTTGCAGACTGCCGAGGACTACAGGGTTCTTCAAGCGGCCTTTGCTGGCGGGGAACCGGTTTTCATGCATTACCAGCCTTGGGAGCCGAATTGGGTTGAAACGGCGGTAGTTGAGCTCGTCGGTGGAAAGATTCGGCGCAAGGAGTTGTCCGACTTTGAAGCGAGACGGGTGATGTTGAAGAACAGCAATAGAATAACTAGTCTGTTTATGGATGATCTGGAACGCGCCCAGAGGGTTCGGGAGGCAGCTCCTGTGGCGATGAGCCGATATTTTACCGCGTATGACAATACGGATCCGGAAGCGGCCAATGAGCCAGGGCAAGGGGTTGTGATTGACTTCGGCCGCAAGGAGTTCAAGGCATTGAAAGTGGCATTTCCCCTGGAAGCGTCTCATGCAGGTTGA
- a CDS encoding DUF4389 domain-containing protein: MAVIEIDVERMDILRRFLVTIVSLLVFELVRILVYATVFFQFLYMLIARRHSDPLRKFSNRMSCFAYRLLRYATLNDNSKPFPFSDFPKAGDCDRPSNTITFD, from the coding sequence ATGGCTGTTATCGAAATAGACGTGGAACGCATGGACATTCTCAGGCGTTTCCTGGTTACCATCGTCAGTCTGCTGGTGTTTGAGCTGGTGCGCATCCTGGTCTACGCCACGGTCTTCTTCCAGTTCCTGTACATGCTCATTGCCCGCAGGCACAGCGATCCGCTGCGCAAGTTTTCCAATCGCATGAGCTGCTTTGCCTACAGGCTGTTGCGCTATGCCACGCTGAACGACAACAGCAAGCCGTTTCCCTTCAGCGACTTCCCCAAGGCCGGGGATTGCGACCGGCCCTCCAATACCATCACCTTCGACTAG
- a CDS encoding substrate-binding periplasmic protein, producing MRFLYKTVCLLAATMAWLAAAHFPVQAQPPLVVACPDYPPWRMALEDGSFGGIDIELIQLIAERMKLPLVVERMPWHRAMYMLETGDADMLSNVFKTPARERFLHFLSPPYRTRSRVVFYVPKGKEHRIATYGDLGLLRVGTIKNVLYFPQFDADKALDKQPVMAELQNPRKLLDGHIDTYVETEVAGDWTLMQAKLSNRIDKADYHYELERPVYLVLSRHSRHADRLEEFNRTLRSLIGEGVVERLVDKYLEREGLDP from the coding sequence ATGAGATTTCTATACAAAACGGTCTGTCTCCTTGCCGCAACCATGGCGTGGTTGGCGGCCGCGCACTTTCCCGTTCAAGCCCAGCCTCCCCTTGTCGTTGCATGCCCGGACTACCCGCCCTGGCGCATGGCTCTCGAAGACGGAAGCTTCGGCGGCATCGACATTGAACTGATTCAACTGATTGCCGAGCGCATGAAACTCCCCCTCGTCGTGGAAAGGATGCCCTGGCACCGGGCCATGTACATGCTTGAAACAGGGGACGCCGACATGCTCTCCAATGTCTTCAAGACCCCTGCCAGGGAACGATTCCTCCACTTTCTGAGCCCGCCGTACCGCACGCGAAGCCGCGTTGTCTTCTATGTCCCCAAGGGAAAGGAGCATCGGATAGCCACCTATGGCGACCTGGGCCTCCTTCGCGTCGGCACGATCAAGAACGTACTTTATTTTCCCCAATTCGACGCGGACAAGGCCTTGGACAAGCAACCGGTCATGGCCGAATTGCAGAATCCCAGAAAACTGCTGGACGGACACATCGACACATATGTGGAAACCGAGGTCGCCGGAGACTGGACGCTGATGCAGGCAAAACTGTCGAATCGGATAGACAAGGCCGACTACCACTATGAACTGGAAAGACCCGTCTACCTGGTGCTCTCCAGACATTCCAGGCATGCGGACCGTCTTGAGGAATTCAACCGGACCCTTCGCTCATTGATTGGGGAGGGGGTGGTCGAAAGGCTTGTCGACAAATATCTGGAACGGGAAGGACTGGATCCCTAG
- a CDS encoding GtrA family protein, whose amino-acid sequence MWVLTAHPFWRYCIVGGVGFCVDWLILQAEVRFLGLDPVLGRFVSCFLALLVTWLLHRWFTFAAIGRPNFLELCRYLLSNGLGALVNVGIYSGMVMTMPSLGLTIPLVVASIIALAVNYCGAAFFVFTSRKR is encoded by the coding sequence ATGTGGGTACTGACTGCACATCCCTTCTGGCGATACTGTATTGTTGGTGGTGTGGGCTTTTGCGTGGATTGGCTTATACTTCAGGCCGAAGTCCGATTCCTGGGTCTTGATCCGGTTCTTGGGCGATTCGTTTCCTGTTTCTTGGCCCTGCTTGTTACCTGGCTTTTGCACCGCTGGTTTACCTTTGCCGCAATCGGACGTCCCAATTTTCTTGAATTGTGCCGCTATCTTCTGAGCAACGGTTTGGGCGCGCTGGTCAACGTGGGCATCTATTCCGGCATGGTCATGACCATGCCTTCCCTGGGGTTGACCATTCCCTTGGTGGTCGCCTCCATCATAGCCCTGGCCGTCAACTACTGCGGAGCCGCTTTTTTTGTCTTTACCTCCCGGAAGCGCTGA
- the cobM gene encoding precorrin-4 C(11)-methyltransferase: MTQVYFIGAGPGDPELVTVKGRRLIGEADLVLYAGSLVPPEVVACARQGAQVVNSAPMSLEETHALIAETVRQGGMVARVHTGDPALYGAVREQAELLDGENISWEIVPGVTAGFAAAAASRRSFTVPEVTQTLIFSRLEGRTPVPEREHLRELARSRSSMCVYLSAGDPQGVQQALLEGGMPAETLVVEAFRVGWPDQKIVETTLDRLAATARENGFTRQTVFLVLPGQGEHDMGTARSLLYDESFRHMYRK; the protein is encoded by the coding sequence GTGACGCAGGTATATTTCATTGGCGCCGGACCGGGCGATCCCGAGCTGGTCACGGTCAAGGGCAGACGCCTTATCGGCGAGGCCGACCTGGTGCTCTATGCCGGGTCCCTGGTGCCGCCGGAAGTGGTGGCCTGCGCCCGGCAGGGCGCGCAGGTGGTGAACTCGGCACCCATGTCCCTGGAGGAGACCCATGCGCTCATTGCCGAAACCGTGCGCCAGGGCGGCATGGTGGCCCGGGTGCACACTGGCGACCCGGCCCTGTACGGCGCGGTGCGCGAGCAGGCCGAGCTGCTGGATGGCGAGAACATCTCCTGGGAGATCGTTCCCGGGGTCACCGCCGGATTTGCCGCCGCTGCGGCGTCGCGCCGTTCCTTTACCGTGCCCGAGGTGACCCAGACCCTGATCTTTTCCCGGCTGGAGGGACGCACTCCGGTGCCCGAGCGCGAGCACCTGCGCGAGCTGGCCCGCAGCCGCTCCAGCATGTGCGTCTACCTTTCCGCAGGGGATCCCCAGGGCGTGCAGCAGGCCCTGCTGGAGGGCGGCATGCCCGCCGAAACCTTGGTGGTGGAGGCCTTCCGGGTGGGCTGGCCCGACCAGAAAATCGTTGAAACCACCCTGGACAGGTTGGCGGCGACGGCCCGTGAGAACGGCTTCACCCGCCAGACCGTGTTCCTGGTGCTGCCGGGGCAGGGCGAGCACGACATGGGCACGGCCAGGTCATTGCTCTATGACGAATCGTTTCGGCACATGTATCGGAAATAG
- a CDS encoding HD-GYP domain-containing protein → MIKKISVDDLKPGMEVVQLNADVWQYLPYLYTKPGPIENEAQIERIRREGFLHAFVNLEADSPVSDEERLEKLILAQDHAPRRKPKKSFDKVIDQARKAYSQALDQTKRIITDVKMGRQVDYQASAEALEGVIESAIQNADTIVCLSKLSKYDSYTYSHSINVAAIAVVFGEFLGMPRKDLEVLGVAGMMHDLGKTAIPNRIINKRGRLTPNEFDQIKKHPILGLKILEKSPGIPVEVMQAVAEHHEKYNGSGYPHGLRKQDTCVFGRILSLADVYDALTSDRSYKQAILPNKALAIMYGMRDQDFDAREVQLFIKCLGIFPAGSLVKLSSGNFGVVFESNPQQPLLPKIKVILDEDLSPIPARLVDLAVPNNGSDLRILECADPGQYKINLKPYFHSKVDNSPFNF, encoded by the coding sequence ATGATCAAGAAAATCTCGGTGGACGACCTCAAGCCGGGCATGGAGGTGGTGCAGCTCAACGCTGACGTTTGGCAGTACCTGCCCTACCTCTACACCAAGCCAGGGCCCATAGAAAACGAGGCGCAGATCGAGCGCATCAGGCGCGAGGGCTTTCTGCATGCCTTCGTCAACCTGGAGGCCGACTCCCCCGTTTCCGACGAGGAGCGTCTGGAAAAGCTGATCCTCGCGCAGGACCATGCCCCGAGGCGCAAGCCCAAGAAGTCCTTCGACAAGGTCATCGACCAGGCCCGCAAGGCCTATTCCCAGGCCCTGGACCAGACCAAGCGCATCATCACGGACGTGAAGATGGGCCGCCAAGTGGACTACCAGGCCTCGGCCGAAGCCCTGGAGGGCGTCATCGAGTCCGCCATCCAGAACGCGGACACCATCGTCTGCCTGTCCAAGCTCTCCAAGTACGACTCCTACACCTACTCCCACAGCATCAACGTGGCGGCCATCGCCGTGGTCTTCGGGGAATTCCTGGGCATGCCGCGCAAGGACCTGGAGGTGCTGGGCGTTGCGGGCATGATGCACGACCTGGGCAAGACCGCCATCCCCAACCGGATCATCAACAAGCGCGGGCGGCTGACCCCCAATGAGTTCGACCAGATCAAAAAGCATCCCATCCTGGGGCTCAAGATCCTGGAAAAATCCCCGGGGATTCCGGTGGAGGTCATGCAGGCCGTGGCTGAGCACCATGAAAAATACAACGGCAGCGGCTACCCGCACGGCCTCAGGAAGCAGGACACCTGCGTGTTCGGCCGCATCCTGAGCCTGGCCGACGTCTACGACGCCCTGACCAGCGACCGCTCCTACAAGCAGGCCATCCTGCCCAACAAGGCGCTGGCCATCATGTACGGCATGCGCGACCAGGATTTCGACGCACGCGAGGTCCAGCTCTTCATCAAGTGCCTGGGCATCTTTCCGGCGGGCAGCCTGGTCAAGCTCAGCTCGGGCAATTTCGGCGTGGTCTTCGAAAGCAATCCCCAGCAGCCGCTGCTGCCCAAGATCAAGGTCATCCTGGACGAGGATCTCTCCCCCATCCCGGCTCGGCTCGTGGACCTGGCCGTGCCCAACAACGGCAGCGACCTGCGCATCCTGGAATGCGCGGACCCGGGGCAATACAAGATCAATCTCAAGCCGTATTTCCACTCCAAGGTGGACAATTCGCCTTTCAATTTTTGA
- a CDS encoding secondary thiamine-phosphate synthase enzyme YjbQ — METVQITTHEREEMVDITAEIRKMLRKWGWSDGAVLLYCPHTTGAVTINEGADPDVVRDVLVNMRKLVPHRGDYHHAEGNSDAHIKSSMFGCEQMVIVEGGELQLGTWQKIYFCEFDGPRSRKLWVKWLG; from the coding sequence ATGGAAACTGTGCAGATAACCACACATGAACGCGAGGAGATGGTGGACATCACCGCCGAGATCCGCAAGATGCTGCGTAAGTGGGGCTGGAGCGACGGCGCGGTGCTGCTTTACTGCCCGCACACCACCGGGGCCGTGACCATCAACGAAGGGGCCGATCCCGACGTGGTGCGCGATGTCCTGGTGAACATGCGCAAGCTGGTGCCTCATCGCGGCGACTATCACCACGCCGAGGGCAATTCGGACGCGCACATCAAGTCCTCCATGTTCGGCTGCGAACAGATGGTCATCGTGGAGGGCGGCGAACTCCAGCTCGGCACCTGGCAGAAGATCTATTTCTGCGAATTCGACGGCCCGCGTTCCCGCAAACTGTGGGTCAAGTGGCTGGGCTAG
- a CDS encoding cysteine-rich small domain-containing protein: MENSYRFFSNRECKFFPCHKTDRPEDFNCLFCYCPLYFFEECGGNYRRTDAGVKDCTLCLIPHAPKGYDYILKKIRERLADEKKA; this comes from the coding sequence GTGGAAAACAGCTACCGTTTCTTCAGCAACAGGGAGTGCAAGTTCTTTCCCTGCCACAAGACGGACAGGCCCGAGGACTTCAACTGCCTCTTCTGCTACTGCCCGCTCTATTTTTTCGAGGAGTGCGGCGGGAATTACCGCCGGACGGATGCGGGCGTGAAGGATTGCACACTGTGCCTCATTCCCCACGCGCCCAAGGGGTACGATTACATTCTCAAGAAAATCCGCGAGCGCCTGGCCGACGAGAAAAAGGCATAA
- a CDS encoding flagellar brake protein, translated as MQTETAKNKTSGAAPPATENKIAKIAGVNLEVALGSDLVVMFPDAQTGYRGRIVGYDAYEYIVASLRLPKAVRDALTYKGEIVIKYLHEGTVYGFRSNILNHITRPAPLLFFTYPDSLEKLDLRKASRTSCNIDAIIFTMEGAGYDCLVLNVSETGCKVAVSVTARDPLNTMEAGEDMMVTMQLGGAGTVKLPVVVKNITKEKGNIHFGCMFLDINKEEQEQIAQYVDKIERLSK; from the coding sequence GTGCAGACCGAAACCGCCAAGAACAAGACATCCGGAGCCGCACCGCCGGCAACGGAAAACAAGATCGCCAAGATAGCCGGAGTGAACCTGGAGGTCGCCCTGGGCAGCGATCTCGTGGTCATGTTCCCCGACGCCCAGACCGGCTACCGGGGAAGGATCGTGGGCTACGACGCCTACGAGTACATCGTGGCCAGCCTGCGCCTGCCCAAGGCCGTTCGCGACGCCCTGACCTACAAGGGCGAGATCGTCATCAAGTACCTGCACGAAGGCACGGTCTACGGTTTCCGCTCCAACATACTCAATCACATCACCAGGCCCGCGCCCCTGCTGTTCTTCACCTATCCGGACTCCCTGGAGAAGCTGGACCTGCGAAAGGCTTCGCGCACCAGCTGCAACATCGACGCGATCATATTCACCATGGAAGGCGCCGGGTACGACTGCCTGGTGCTCAACGTGAGCGAAACCGGATGCAAGGTGGCGGTTTCCGTCACCGCCCGCGACCCGCTCAACACCATGGAGGCCGGGGAGGACATGATGGTGACCATGCAGCTCGGAGGCGCCGGCACGGTGAAGCTGCCGGTGGTGGTCAAGAACATCACCAAGGAAAAGGGGAACATCCATTTCGGCTGCATGTTCCTGGACATCAACAAGGAAGAACAGGAACAGATCGCGCAATACGTGGACAAGATAGAGCGGCTCAGCAAATAG
- a CDS encoding methyltransferase family protein — protein MKYTDKFVAIASEERSSRFKVITLVVGATLFLVVFAWLVLWISHWLVDVFNTLFVEPLPVVGGVIAAIGAAVAGWTALVMWMQAEGTPAPLAPTRKLVVSGPFRYCRNPMQLGMMIYLLGLGTAFFSLVTGLVALLVAFAVGGSYHHFIEEKELRARFGEEYEQYRRGTPFLIPRCKRAGGPAED, from the coding sequence ATGAAGTACACCGACAAATTCGTTGCGATTGCGTCCGAGGAACGCTCCTCCCGGTTCAAGGTCATTACCCTGGTCGTGGGGGCGACCCTGTTCCTGGTGGTCTTTGCCTGGCTGGTCCTGTGGATCTCCCACTGGCTGGTGGATGTCTTCAACACGCTCTTTGTGGAGCCGCTGCCCGTTGTCGGCGGGGTTATTGCCGCAATCGGCGCGGCCGTGGCGGGCTGGACCGCCCTGGTCATGTGGATGCAGGCGGAGGGGACCCCGGCTCCCCTGGCCCCCACAAGGAAGCTCGTCGTCAGCGGGCCGTTCCGGTACTGCCGAAATCCCATGCAGTTGGGCATGATGATCTACCTGCTGGGGCTTGGGACGGCGTTCTTCTCGCTTGTCACGGGCCTGGTGGCGCTGCTTGTGGCCTTTGCCGTGGGCGGAAGCTACCACCATTTCATCGAGGAAAAGGAACTGCGCGCCCGTTTCGGCGAGGAATACGAGCAATACAGGCGCGGCACGCCGTTCCTCATTCCCCGCTGCAAGAGGGCCGGAGGGCCTGCCGAAGACTAG